The following are from one region of the Candidatus Kryptoniota bacterium genome:
- a CDS encoding NADH-quinone oxidoreductase subunit N produces MAFNYNDLISVSPVIFLSVFSLLLLIVDASFKKSANIVYVLTVLGIISTAVLTANTFYAQGSAFNGMVFTGRFPAFFEIVFLLSAGFSVVLSKPYLERTEVNHGEYYILIIFATIGMMLMASARDLMILFLGLELMSISLYVLAGYNRRDARSNEASLKYFLLGAFSTGFFLYGISLVYGASGTTNLAAIVGRLPSLQNNSLLWGGATLILIGLSFKISAVPFHMWVPDVYEGSPTTISGFMSTGSKAAAFAALVVAFSYSIRPTWQLQLVIAYIAAITMILGNVIALVQQNIKRMLAYSSIAHAGYALVGIAAGNNLGTTGVLYYMLAYTFMQIGAFGVVSVLESRDGKYLQLSDYEGLANRHPVIAALMALFMFSLAGLPPFAGFFGKYYLFASAVSSGMTWLAVVGVLASVVSVYFYVGVVVNMYFKEVPEEIATFRVSRLGAAALVLAALAVIELGITPGYIVSLTEKLF; encoded by the coding sequence ATGGCGTTTAACTATAACGATCTCATTTCCGTAAGTCCTGTAATTTTCTTGAGCGTCTTTTCGCTTCTCCTTCTCATTGTGGACGCGAGCTTTAAGAAATCAGCAAATATCGTTTATGTTCTTACAGTGCTGGGCATTATATCGACAGCGGTTTTGACCGCGAACACTTTCTATGCGCAGGGAAGCGCTTTCAACGGAATGGTCTTCACCGGAAGATTTCCTGCCTTTTTCGAAATTGTGTTTCTGTTAAGCGCGGGCTTCAGCGTAGTGCTTTCGAAGCCGTATCTGGAACGGACGGAAGTCAACCACGGTGAGTACTACATACTTATAATTTTCGCAACCATCGGCATGATGTTAATGGCAAGCGCGCGGGATCTGATGATCCTCTTTCTCGGTCTGGAGCTGATGTCAATCAGCTTGTATGTCCTTGCGGGATACAATAGGCGGGACGCCAGGTCGAATGAGGCCTCGCTCAAGTATTTCTTGCTAGGTGCGTTCTCTACAGGCTTCTTCCTTTACGGAATTTCCCTCGTCTATGGTGCTAGTGGAACGACGAACCTGGCAGCGATCGTCGGCAGGCTCCCGTCGCTCCAGAATAATTCTCTCCTGTGGGGTGGCGCGACTCTCATACTAATCGGACTATCGTTCAAGATTTCTGCTGTCCCGTTTCACATGTGGGTACCTGACGTCTATGAAGGATCACCCACAACCATCTCGGGATTCATGTCGACCGGAAGCAAGGCGGCAGCATTCGCTGCGCTTGTAGTTGCTTTCAGTTATTCGATCCGCCCGACCTGGCAGCTGCAGCTTGTAATCGCATATATCGCCGCAATCACTATGATACTTGGGAATGTTATAGCATTGGTCCAGCAGAATATCAAACGGATGCTCGCGTACTCCAGTATCGCGCACGCGGGTTATGCATTGGTGGGGATCGCGGCTGGCAACAACCTGGGAACAACCGGCGTTCTATACTACATGCTTGCATATACTTTCATGCAGATTGGCGCCTTCGGCGTTGTGTCCGTCCTTGAAAGCCGGGACGGGAAGTATCTTCAACTCAGCGATTACGAAGGGCTGGCGAATCGGCATCCCGTGATCGCGGCCCTGATGGCTCTGTTCATGTTTTCCCTTGCCGGCCTTCCGCCGTTTGCTGGATTCTTCGGAAAATATTATCTCTTCGCTTCCGCCGTTAGTTCCGGCATGACATGGCTTGCGGTTGTCGGCGTTCTTGCAAGTGTCGTCTCGGTTTATTTTTATGTGGGCGTGGTAGTAAACATGTATTTCAAGGAAGTACCGGAAGAGATCGCCACTTTTAGAGTCTCCCGACTCGGTGCGGCTGCCCTGGTATTAGCCGCTCTGGCAGTTATTGAACTTGGCATAACACCGGGGTACATTGTATCTTTGACCGAGAAGCTGTTCTAA
- a CDS encoding NAD(P)H-hydrate dehydratase, with translation MEKVLTAEEMKVCDLEAIEGGRVTGVSLMDKASLGVAKVASKMLGEVRGKRIATLCGTGNNGGDGFGASFYLAQMGATLKVYVLGSTSDITGDPKVFFDKLRQLSDQHAKIEILEFERESGSLDLNDCDLVIDAILGTGLTGEPRGSAQKAIELARNAFTPVLSVDIPSGLSANNGSSYAASVRAAATATMSNLKRGLLMNDGKQNAGEIFLIDIGLPDDTPGAKKVDTYMINCDDVRNLLPRRKAETHKHAVGKVFGLVGSVGLTGAGVMVGQAAMRGGAGAVILGVPSSLNPIFETKLTEVMTVPLPETRDGTLSLAVLLDIQKYFDWADVLVIGPGISKNQETAQLVHKVLRSHDGTIIIDADALNAIADQPEMLKDSQGEIILTPHHGEFSRLTKFSESEISRDRVEMARRFARENNVTLVLKGSPTVIASKDGRTFINVHGNPGMATAGTGDVLTGIIAALVSQKLSPVDAAIAGVYLHSVAGDIALESKGLYPMIATDLIEDLPAAFRKIDRGEIVEFEKIA, from the coding sequence ATGGAAAAAGTATTGACTGCAGAAGAGATGAAAGTTTGCGACTTGGAAGCCATCGAAGGGGGAAGGGTGACAGGTGTCTCGCTGATGGACAAGGCGAGCCTTGGAGTAGCCAAGGTGGCCTCCAAGATGCTGGGCGAAGTCCGCGGCAAACGTATCGCTACGCTATGCGGGACCGGCAACAACGGCGGGGACGGGTTCGGCGCATCTTTTTATCTGGCTCAAATGGGCGCAACGCTGAAAGTCTATGTACTCGGAAGTACTTCGGATATTACCGGAGACCCCAAGGTGTTTTTCGACAAGTTAAGGCAACTCTCCGACCAGCATGCGAAGATTGAGATCCTGGAATTTGAAAGAGAATCAGGGTCGTTGGATCTCAACGACTGTGACCTTGTGATAGACGCGATCCTGGGCACCGGCCTGACAGGCGAACCACGTGGATCGGCCCAGAAAGCAATTGAACTCGCGCGAAACGCGTTTACTCCTGTGCTTTCTGTGGATATACCCAGCGGGTTAAGTGCCAACAATGGTTCGTCCTATGCAGCTTCCGTGCGTGCCGCGGCTACCGCTACCATGTCAAACCTGAAACGCGGTCTCCTTATGAACGACGGTAAGCAAAACGCGGGCGAAATTTTTCTTATCGACATCGGTCTGCCCGATGACACGCCGGGAGCCAAGAAGGTCGACACATATATGATTAACTGCGATGATGTTCGCAATCTTCTCCCTCGCAGAAAGGCAGAGACTCACAAACACGCGGTCGGAAAAGTTTTTGGGCTCGTAGGTTCTGTTGGACTTACCGGAGCCGGAGTGATGGTTGGACAAGCTGCAATGCGCGGTGGGGCCGGCGCTGTGATCCTCGGCGTACCCTCCAGCTTGAATCCGATCTTTGAAACGAAACTCACTGAAGTCATGACGGTGCCGCTCCCCGAAACGCGTGACGGCACGCTTTCACTCGCGGTCCTTCTCGATATCCAGAAGTACTTTGACTGGGCTGACGTCCTTGTAATAGGACCCGGTATTTCGAAGAATCAGGAGACTGCGCAGCTGGTGCACAAGGTGCTCAGAAGTCATGATGGCACAATAATCATCGACGCAGACGCCCTGAACGCAATAGCCGACCAACCCGAGATGCTGAAGGACAGCCAGGGAGAAATAATCCTGACTCCTCATCACGGTGAATTCAGCAGGCTCACGAAATTTTCTGAATCAGAAATTTCAAGAGACAGAGTCGAGATGGCTCGCCGCTTCGCGAGAGAAAACAACGTTACTCTCGTGCTGAAGGGATCACCCACGGTTATCGCGTCGAAGGACGGCAGGACTTTCATAAATGTCCACGGGAATCCCGGCATGGCAACTGCCGGTACGGGAGATGTCCTCACAGGAATTATCGCGGCGCTGGTTAGTCAAAAACTCAGCCCCGTAGACGCAGCGATCGCCGGGGTCTATTTACACAGCGTAGCCGGCGACATTGCTCTGGAGTCGAAGGGACTCTACCCGATGATTGCGACTGACCTGATCGAAGATCTCCCGGCAGCCTTCAGAAAAATTGATCGCGGGGAGATAGTCGAGTTTGAAAAGATTGCCTGA
- a CDS encoding VanZ family protein encodes MKRLPDFVRYQLPALAWMILIFVLSSVPGSTLSHFEFPLAHEIAHIVLYASLYFLAYLALRHQNRISFLSTYRITGAFIIVAVYGASDEFHQSFTPGRSPEFKDFLIDVAAAAVILLFVSIAERNAVRQER; translated from the coding sequence TTGAAAAGATTGCCTGATTTTGTCAGGTATCAGTTGCCGGCCCTTGCTTGGATGATTCTGATATTTGTTCTCTCATCGGTACCTGGTTCCACCCTTTCGCATTTTGAGTTTCCTTTGGCCCACGAGATTGCACATATTGTTTTGTATGCGTCCCTTTACTTCCTTGCGTACCTGGCATTGCGGCATCAGAATAGAATCAGTTTCCTATCGACCTACAGAATTACTGGCGCGTTCATCATTGTGGCCGTCTATGGTGCGAGCGATGAATTTCATCAGTCATTCACTCCGGGGCGTTCGCCGGAATTCAAAGACTTCCTGATTGATGTTGCGGCGGCTGCCGTAATTCTTTTGTTCGTCTCGATAGCGGAGCGAAACGCAGTACGACAGGAGAGATAA
- a CDS encoding hemolysin family protein — MTEYAVLVFSLIMVACFSAAETSFVVSDKVALLVGQGKGYSAKSAVFFLQNDNIFFASVVVAANLFITIFSSLSEGVFHEQLHLGLSAVILLTTSAGLLLGELIPKTAAMGSAEPAAGYLLPLVKVFYSIFRPVVDSTARVSSFIAEHIFKSPPHSAIFQKRDVYRFLGKTVSSGYLDKIESEMIRKFLSNANLPVRTIAVPRTQIVAVKLGTRIEKLRDIFEKTGKSKVAVYDSTIDNIVGVVHAKELFKNAASISELVNDVLFVPENISVVDLLDEFRSERVYVAVLIDEFGGTTGFVTTSDVMELFLGEVAIMSNEQKILETGRKQYLISGGAEVAEVETRLRIKLPKGDYTTVAGMVLSELGRIPAQGERVYIHGFEFLVVKSDGKKVDSLRLTLK; from the coding sequence TTGACGGAGTACGCGGTCCTGGTGTTCTCGCTTATAATGGTCGCCTGCTTCTCGGCAGCGGAAACCTCTTTCGTTGTCTCCGACAAAGTCGCGCTTCTCGTGGGACAGGGGAAGGGCTATTCGGCAAAGTCCGCCGTCTTCTTTCTCCAAAATGACAACATCTTCTTCGCGTCAGTGGTAGTTGCGGCGAATTTGTTCATCACAATCTTCTCGTCTCTAAGCGAGGGAGTGTTCCATGAACAGCTGCACCTGGGCCTTTCGGCAGTGATTCTCCTGACAACGTCTGCCGGTCTTTTGCTGGGGGAGCTCATCCCGAAAACTGCGGCCATGGGAAGTGCAGAACCTGCCGCGGGTTACTTACTCCCGCTGGTGAAAGTCTTTTATTCCATCTTCCGGCCTGTGGTCGATTCCACTGCCCGCGTATCTTCATTTATAGCTGAACATATTTTCAAGTCTCCACCGCATTCTGCCATTTTTCAAAAACGTGACGTCTATCGATTCCTGGGGAAAACTGTCAGTAGCGGGTATCTTGATAAGATTGAATCGGAAATGATTCGCAAATTTCTGTCCAATGCGAATCTACCTGTGAGAACCATCGCGGTCCCAAGAACGCAGATTGTAGCTGTCAAGCTCGGAACCAGAATTGAAAAACTGAGGGACATATTTGAAAAGACGGGAAAATCCAAGGTGGCGGTATACGATTCCACGATAGATAATATCGTGGGCGTTGTCCATGCAAAAGAGTTGTTTAAGAACGCCGCCTCAATATCCGAACTTGTGAACGATGTCCTTTTTGTCCCTGAGAACATTTCAGTGGTGGATCTCTTGGACGAGTTTCGGTCCGAACGTGTGTATGTGGCTGTCTTGATCGATGAATTTGGAGGCACGACAGGTTTTGTCACCACGTCGGATGTAATGGAACTCTTTCTCGGGGAAGTTGCGATTATGTCAAATGAGCAGAAGATACTCGAGACCGGGCGGAAACAATATCTGATATCAGGCGGTGCTGAGGTCGCTGAAGTCGAAACAAGGCTGAGAATTAAACTCCCCAAAGGAGACTATACTACGGTGGCCGGAATGGTGTTGTCCGAGCTGGGAAGAATACCCGCCCAAGGAGAAAGAGTGTATATCCACGGATTTGAATTTCTTGTAGTGAAATCTGATGGCAAGAAAGTCGACAGCCTGAGGTTGACTTTGAAATGA
- the hisD gene encoding histidinol dehydrogenase, producing the protein METTAASHKLSYMKIHGVFPIVDLKSERAQLLLKKIRSRNAILDAGVRGTVVEIIRNVRASGDAAVKKYTQEFDGVTLERFRIPPEEITRAKSAVGSRLMSILEEAAANVRMFHENQKERSWTIHKEDGTILGQRVLPLERVAVYVPGGTAAYPSTVIMNAVPAQVAGVDEIIVITPPNKDGSVNLNVLATCAILGLENVYSVGGAQAIAAVAYGTESIPKVDKIVGPGNVYVTAAKKEVFGDVDIDMIAGPSEVVVLADSSANPAEVAADLLAQAEHDVNAAAILVTTDGRLARKVKRNIEVLLKGLVRGRIASESIRRNGAAFVARTVSDAVALVNQIAPEHLELIARDSWEILDKIRNAGAVFLGEYSPEPVGDYFAGPSHVLPTGGTARFSSVLGVDAFVKRSSIIHYSRTAFENDSKKIQTFAENEGLTAHAMSIKIREKSGRKK; encoded by the coding sequence TTGGAAACTACTGCGGCCTCGCATAAATTGAGTTATATGAAAATTCATGGTGTGTTCCCCATAGTCGATCTCAAATCCGAAAGGGCACAGTTACTACTTAAGAAGATTCGCTCAAGGAATGCTATCCTTGACGCCGGTGTGCGCGGGACGGTCGTCGAGATCATCCGAAATGTCCGGGCATCAGGGGACGCTGCTGTGAAGAAGTACACTCAGGAATTTGACGGAGTCACTCTCGAGAGATTTAGAATACCGCCCGAGGAAATAACACGCGCTAAATCGGCAGTGGGATCGCGATTAATGTCGATTCTTGAAGAGGCTGCGGCAAACGTCCGCATGTTTCACGAAAATCAAAAAGAAAGGTCGTGGACGATTCATAAAGAGGATGGAACAATCCTCGGTCAACGGGTGCTGCCGCTCGAACGCGTAGCGGTTTATGTCCCCGGCGGCACCGCCGCATATCCATCGACCGTTATTATGAATGCCGTTCCTGCTCAAGTCGCCGGTGTCGACGAGATAATTGTCATCACTCCGCCGAATAAGGACGGCAGTGTGAACCTGAACGTTCTCGCCACGTGCGCCATTCTTGGCCTCGAAAATGTGTACTCGGTAGGCGGGGCGCAGGCGATTGCGGCTGTTGCATACGGAACCGAATCGATTCCTAAAGTTGATAAGATCGTCGGTCCGGGGAATGTCTATGTCACGGCGGCTAAAAAGGAAGTGTTTGGAGATGTGGACATTGATATGATTGCCGGGCCGAGCGAGGTCGTGGTACTCGCAGACTCGAGCGCGAACCCGGCAGAGGTCGCTGCTGATCTCCTTGCTCAGGCCGAACATGACGTCAATGCTGCCGCGATCCTTGTGACTACGGATGGGAGGCTCGCCAGGAAAGTCAAACGGAACATTGAAGTGCTGCTTAAAGGGTTAGTGCGGGGACGAATCGCGTCGGAGTCTATTCGCAGGAACGGCGCCGCGTTCGTCGCGCGAACCGTCAGTGATGCAGTAGCCCTTGTAAATCAGATTGCGCCCGAACATTTGGAATTGATCGCAAGGGATAGCTGGGAGATCCTCGACAAAATCAGGAATGCCGGAGCTGTGTTCCTGGGAGAATACTCGCCCGAACCAGTGGGCGACTATTTCGCCGGACCGAGCCACGTGCTTCCCACCGGCGGGACCGCCAGGTTCTCTTCCGTGCTGGGCGTCGACGCATTCGTGAAACGTTCGAGCATAATCCATTATTCAAGAACGGCATTCGAAAACGACTCAAAGAAGATTCAGACATTTGCCGAAAACGAAGGACTTACTGCACATGCGATGTCTATAAAGATCAGAGAGAAAAGTGGACGCAAAAAGTAA
- the hisC gene encoding histidinol-phosphate transaminase, translating into MDAKSNFRNTVLQLAPYNVSGHPAKIKLNQNESPFDIPLKLKKEITEEFFRIGWNRYPSVFASELPRKLSERHNLQPDCFIVANGSNELIYTIATSIVMEGTEVLIPQPTFYLFEKICTILGGRIVKVNARADLSPDEDEILRVASKIGNGLVIIGSPNNPTGKSVTSGFLARLLESTPAIVLLDEAYIEFSEKKSAIDLVTKYENLVVLRTFSKAFSLAGLRIGYLAAHPGTAFEILKVKIPFTVNPLSEFTAVKLLEHSELFAERVDFLKKQKKEMITKLRSLAGVEALDSDSNFFLFSTPLGAREMFDRLLDKNNVLVRDVSSYPMLQKYLRVNAGSSEESAYFNKSVEDTLRNPME; encoded by the coding sequence GTGGACGCAAAAAGTAATTTCAGGAATACAGTACTTCAACTCGCCCCTTATAATGTGTCGGGGCATCCGGCGAAAATCAAACTGAACCAGAATGAAAGTCCCTTCGACATTCCGCTAAAATTGAAGAAAGAAATCACAGAAGAGTTCTTCCGAATCGGTTGGAACAGGTATCCCTCAGTCTTTGCGTCTGAACTTCCACGAAAATTGTCGGAGCGGCACAACTTACAGCCTGATTGCTTCATCGTCGCGAACGGATCTAACGAGCTAATCTACACGATCGCGACCTCGATCGTCATGGAGGGGACCGAAGTCCTGATCCCCCAGCCGACCTTCTATCTCTTCGAGAAGATTTGCACAATTCTTGGAGGAAGGATAGTAAAGGTGAACGCGCGCGCGGATCTGTCCCCTGATGAAGATGAAATCCTGCGGGTTGCCTCGAAAATCGGAAATGGACTTGTCATCATCGGGTCCCCGAACAATCCGACCGGCAAATCCGTGACTTCCGGATTCCTTGCGCGATTACTCGAATCGACGCCCGCGATAGTCCTTCTCGATGAAGCATATATTGAATTCTCAGAAAAGAAAAGCGCAATTGATCTCGTTACCAAGTATGAAAATCTTGTCGTGCTAAGAACATTCTCTAAAGCATTCAGCCTTGCGGGATTGAGGATCGGCTACCTCGCAGCGCATCCTGGGACGGCGTTTGAGATTCTAAAAGTTAAGATCCCTTTTACTGTTAATCCTCTTTCTGAATTTACGGCAGTTAAGCTCCTGGAACACTCGGAGCTCTTTGCAGAACGCGTCGACTTCCTCAAGAAACAGAAAAAAGAAATGATAACGAAACTGAGATCGCTCGCGGGGGTGGAAGCCCTCGACTCCGACTCGAATTTCTTCCTGTTTTCTACGCCCCTCGGGGCACGGGAAATGTTCGACCGTCTCCTGGATAAAAACAATGTTCTTGTAAGGGACGTCTCTTCGTATCCCATGCTGCAGAAATATCTGCGTGTTAACGCGGGATCCTCTGAGGAGAGTGCCTATTTCAATAAATCTGTGGAGGATACGCTTCGAAATCCCATGGAATGA